In Juglans regia cultivar Chandler chromosome 13, Walnut 2.0, whole genome shotgun sequence, the following proteins share a genomic window:
- the LOC118343712 gene encoding peptidyl-prolyl cis-trans isomerase FKBP19, chloroplastic-like isoform X1: MASISVLASLQPSLSLSVSKFSTTGCCCRTTTTVSLHEPQKSSHSNICGNPAAHGQVIERRGVLISAIGILAGYWWDAAIDGMAMASEFTDMPAIRGKDYGKTKMRYPDYTETESGLQYKDLRVGNGPTPKMGETVVVDWDGFTIGYYGRIFEARNKTKGGSFEGNDKDFFKFRVGSHEVIPAFEEAVSGMAPGGVRRIIVPPELGYPENDFNKSGPRPTTFSGQRALDFVLRNQGLIDKTLLFDIELLKILSN, encoded by the exons ATGGCGTCAATTTCAGTGCTTGCATCTCTACAACCATCCCTGAGTTTATCTGTTTCCAAATTTTCGACTACG GGATGCTGCTGCAGAACAACTACTACTGTTTCTCTTCATGAACCTCAGAAGTCTTCCCATTCGAATATATGCG GGAACCCTGCGGCTCATGGGCAAGTCATTGAACGACGAGGAGTGTTAATATCAGCTATTGGAATCCTTGCTGGATACTGGTGGGATGCGGCAATTGATGGGATGGCCATGGCATCTGAATTCACCGACA TGCCTGCAATCAGGGGGAAGGACTATGGCAAGACTAAAATGCGGTATCCAGACTACACAGAGACAGAGTCAGGTCTTCAGTACAAG GACTTGAGAGTTGGAAATGGCCCCACACCAAAGATGGGAGAGACTGTAGTG GTTGATTGGGATGGTTTCACCATAGGATACTATGGCCGCATATTTGAAGCCCGAAACAAGACCAAGGGTGGTTCCTTTGAG GGAAATGACAAGGacttcttcaaatttagagTAGGATCGCATGAG GTGATACCAGCTTTCGAGGAAGCTGTTTCAGGCATGGCTCCGGGTGGTGTTAGAAG GATCATAGTGCCGCCAGAATTGGGATATCCTGAGAACGATTTCAACAAGAGTGGCCCTAGACCAACAACATTCTCG GGCCAACGAGCTTTGGATTTTGTACTGAGGAACCAAGGGCTGATAGACAAGACTCTTTTGTTTGATATTGAGCTCCTCAAAATCTTATCGAACTGA
- the LOC118343712 gene encoding peptidyl-prolyl cis-trans isomerase FKBP19, chloroplastic-like isoform X2: MASISVLASLQPSLSLSVSKFSTTGCCCRTTTTVSLHEPQKSSHSNICGNPAAHGQVIERRGVLISAIGILAGYWWDAAIDGMAMASEFTDMPAIRGKDYGKTKMRYPDYTETESGLQYKDLRVGNGPTPKMGETVVVDWDGFTIGYYGRIFEARNKTKGGSFEGNDKDFFKFRVGSHEVIPAFEEAVSGMAPGGVRSVAGS; the protein is encoded by the exons ATGGCGTCAATTTCAGTGCTTGCATCTCTACAACCATCCCTGAGTTTATCTGTTTCCAAATTTTCGACTACG GGATGCTGCTGCAGAACAACTACTACTGTTTCTCTTCATGAACCTCAGAAGTCTTCCCATTCGAATATATGCG GGAACCCTGCGGCTCATGGGCAAGTCATTGAACGACGAGGAGTGTTAATATCAGCTATTGGAATCCTTGCTGGATACTGGTGGGATGCGGCAATTGATGGGATGGCCATGGCATCTGAATTCACCGACA TGCCTGCAATCAGGGGGAAGGACTATGGCAAGACTAAAATGCGGTATCCAGACTACACAGAGACAGAGTCAGGTCTTCAGTACAAG GACTTGAGAGTTGGAAATGGCCCCACACCAAAGATGGGAGAGACTGTAGTG GTTGATTGGGATGGTTTCACCATAGGATACTATGGCCGCATATTTGAAGCCCGAAACAAGACCAAGGGTGGTTCCTTTGAG GGAAATGACAAGGacttcttcaaatttagagTAGGATCGCATGAG GTGATACCAGCTTTCGAGGAAGCTGTTTCAGGCATGGCTCCGGGTGGTGTTAGAAG TGTTGCAGGATCATAG
- the LOC118344168 gene encoding mediator-associated protein 2-like: protein MDSDNELGYKPPPEFQVEAAKEPLIDPSSTDSKELWLIQWPNSKELPGLDGQELSLKLHHDGKLGSFEDSSGKVFDLVSFAAQESNATVFLSSESESKIVGKISRLVSLVHYPDPNESQKPISSNLRHFQKSRGISLTNSSRQFSTQSTLLRNSQSTSGYSGSTHNSRRRSCLSEEGEPSKPLKRRRARDSTGSAERSTRDSERGHSAVTS, encoded by the exons ATGGATTCTGACAATGAACTAGGTTACAAACCTCCTCCAGAGTTTCAAGTGGAGGCTGCCAAGGAACCACTTATCGACCCTAGTTCGACGGACTCCAAAGAACTTTGGCTCATTCAGTGGCCTAATAGTAAAGAA CTTCCTGGATTGGATGGGCAAGAACTGTCACTCAAACTTCATCATGATGGAAAGTTGGGCAGTTTTGAGGATTCATCTG GAAAAGTTTTTGATCTTGTTAGCTTTGCGGCTCAAGAGTCAAATGCAACAGTTTTTCTTTCCTCTGAATCAGAGTCAAAAATTG TTGGGAAGATTTCACGGCTGGTTTCCCTTGTCCATTATCCAGATCCTAATGAAAGTCAAAAACCCATTTCCAGTAACTTGAGACATTTTCAGAAATCTAGGGGAATTTCACTGACAAATTCATCCCGTCAATTTTCTACACAAAGTACCCTGCTTAGAAACTCACAATCGACAAGTGGATATTCGGGTTCCACACACAATAGCAGACGGAGAAGTTGCTTATCTGAAGAAGGGGAGCCATCAAAGCCTCTTAAAAGAAGACGTGCGCGTGATTCTACTGGGTCTGCAGAGCGTTCTACTCGAGACTCAGAGCGAGGTCATAGTGCAGTTACTTCATAA
- the LOC118344169 gene encoding sterol 14-demethylase-like, whose protein sequence is MFRMEVDNKLFNMGLLIVATLVVAKLISALIVPRSRKRLPPVVKSWPVIGGLIRFMKGPILMLREEYPKLGSVFTSTLVNKKITFFIGPEVSAHFFKASESDLSQQEVYQFNVPTFGPGVVFDVDYSVRQEQFRFFTESLRVNKLKGYVDQMVAEAEDYFSKWGDSGEVDIKYELEHLIILTASRCLLGREVRDKLFDDVSALFHDLDNGMLPISVIFPYLPIPAHRRRDRARKKLAEIFAKIIASRKCAGKSENDMLQCFIDSKYKDGRPTTEAEITGLLIAALFAGQHTSSITSTWTGAYLLRHKEYLSAVLEEQKNLMGKHGNKVDHDILSEMDVLYRCIKEALRLHPPLILLLRSSHSDFSVTTRDGKEYDIPKGHIVATSPAFANRLPHIYKDPDRYDPDRFAIGREEDKAAGAFSYISFGGGRHGCLGEPFAYLQIKAIWSNLLRNFELELVSPFPEIDWNAMVVGVKGKVMVRYKRRKLCVN, encoded by the exons ATGTTTAGGATGGAAGTGGATAACAAGTTGTTCAATATGGGTCTTCTCATTGTGGCCACTCTAGTGGTGGCAAAGCTTATTTCTGCGCTTATAGTACCTAGATCAAGAAAACGTCTACCTCCAGTTGTTAAGTCATGGCCTGTGATCGGTGGGCTTATCCGCTTCATGAAAGGTCCTATTCTGATGCTGAGGGAGGAGTACCCAAAGCTTGGAAGTGTATTCACATCGACTCTGGTTAACAAGAAGATTACTTTCTTTATCGGTCCCGAGGTTTCCGCACACTTCTTTAAAGCCTCCGAGTCTGATCTTAGCCAGCAGGAGGTGTACCAGTTCAATGTGCCAACTTTTGGTCCTGGAGTAGTGTTTGATGTCGATTACTCAGTGCGGCAAGAGCAGTTTCGGTTCTTCACAGAGTCCCTGAGAGTGAATAAACTGAAGGGATATGTGGATCAGATGGTTGCAGAAGCTGAG GACTACTTCTCAAAATGGGGAGACAGTGGTGAGGTGGATATAAAGTATGAACTGGAGCATCTGATCATTTTGACAGCCAGTAGATGTCTCTTGGGCCGAGAAGTTCGCGATAAGCTCTTTGATGACGTTTCTGCCTTGTTCCATGACCTTGACAATGGAATGCTTCCTATCAGTGTTATCTTCCCATACCTGCCCATTCCTGCTCACCGACGCCGTGACCGGGCCCGCAAGAAGCTTGCAGAAATCTTTGCAAAAATCATAGCCTCCCGCAAATGTGCTGGCAAGTCTGAAAATGACATGCTGCAGTGCTTCATTGactcaaaatataaagatgGCCGCCCGACAACTGAGGCAGAGATCACTGGTCTGTTGATTGCTGCTCTATTTGCTGGTCAGCACACCAGTTCCATCACCTCCACTTGGACTGGGGCGTATCTCCTCCGTCACAAGGAGTACCTATCCGCTGTATTGGAAGAGCAGAAGAACCTGATGGGAAAGCATGGGAATAAGGTTGATCATGATATCTTGTCTGAGATGGACGTCCTGTATCGGTGCATTAAGGAAGCCTTAAGGCTCCACCCCCCGCTGATTTTGCTGCTACGTAGCTCACATAGTGATTTTAGTGTGACAACCCGAGATGGTAAAGAATATGACATCCCAAAGGGCCACATAGTTGCCACATCACCAGCTTTTGCAAACCGCCTTCCTCATATTTATAAGGATCCAGACAGGTATGATCCTGACAGATTTGCCATTGGGAGAGAAGAGGACAAGGCTGCAGGGGCATTCTCATATATTTCATTTGGAGGTGGCAGGCATGGTTGCCTTGGTGAGCCTTTTGCATACCTGCAAATAAAGGCAATATGGAGCAATTTGCTAAGGAATTTTGAGTTGGAGCTTGTGTCACCTTTTCCTGAGATTGATTGGAATGCCATGGTTGTGGGTGTGAAGGGAAAGGTTATGGTACGTTACAAGCGGCGGAAGCTTTGTGTCAATTAA